In Populus trichocarpa isolate Nisqually-1 chromosome 12, P.trichocarpa_v4.1, whole genome shotgun sequence, a genomic segment contains:
- the LOC7458087 gene encoding 26S proteasome non-ATPase regulatory subunit 6 homolog, with product MENQEGTQQPHLALAHKLFLLTHHDVQDIEKVRLKEEVLTAIKSDDMVPLYETLVAESLLEKDQSLLDSVRAKNEDELNKLDEKIADAEENLGESEVREAHLAKSLFYIRIGDKDKALEQLKVTEGKTVAVGQRMDLVFYTLQLGFFCMDFDLISKSIDKAKNLFEEGGDWERKNRLKVYEGLYCLSTRNFKKAADLFLDSISTFTTYELFPYDTFIFYTVLTSIISLDRVSLKQKVVDAPEILTVIGKIPHLSEFLNSLYDCQYKSFFSAFAGLTEQIKLDRYLHPHFRYYMREVRTVVYSQFLESYKSVTIEAMAKAFGVTVEFIDLELSRFIAAGKLHCKIDKVAGVLETNRPDAKNALYQATIKQGDFLLNRIQKLSRVIDL from the exons ATGGAAAACCAAGAGGGAACTCAGCAACCGCATCTCGCCCTCGCTCACAAGCTGTTCCTTTTGACTCACCATGACGTCCAAGATATCGAGAAGGTCCGCTTGAAAGAGGAGGTTTTGACCGCTATCAAATCTGACG ATATGGTTCCTTTGTACGAAACCCTAGTGGCGGAGTCATTGCTAGAGAAAGATCAGAGTCTTTTGGATTCAGTGCGAGCTAAGAATGAAGACGAGCTTAACAAGCTCGATGAGAA GATTGCTGATGCTGAAGAAAACTTAGGTGAAAGTGAAGTTCGAGAAGCTCATTTAGCTAAGTCCTTGTTCTACATTAGGATTGGTGACAAG GATAAAGCATTGGAACAACTCAAGGTGACAGAAGGCAAAACAGTTGCAGTTGGGCAAAGGATGGACTTGGTGTTCTATACTTTACAGCTTGGCTTTTTCTGCATGGATTTTGATCTCATTTCCAAGAGCATTGACAAAGCAAAGAA CTTGTTTGAAGAGGGAGGTGATTGGGAAAGGAAGAACCGTTTAAAGGTTTATGAAGGCTTGTATTGCTTGTCCACTAGAAATTTCAAGAAGGCAGCcgatttatttttagattctaTTTCAACCTTCACTACATATGAACTTTTTCCATATGACACCTTCATATTTTATACTGTCCTTACAAGCATTATATCACTGGATAGAGTTTCCCTCAAGCAAAAG GTGGTGGATGCTCCTGAGATCTTGACAGTGATCGGGAAAATCCCACATCTTTCAGAGTTTTTGAACTCTCTGTATGATTGTcaatataaatcatttttctcAGCATTTG CTGGCCTGACCGAGCAAATTAAACTGGACCGCTATTTGCATCCACACTTCCGATATTACATGAGGGAGGTCAGAACTGTTGTCTATTCCCAGTTCTTGGAATCCTACAAGAGTGTTACCATTGAAGCAATGGCCAAGGCTTTTGGGGTGACAGTGGAGTTCATTGATCT GGAACTATCACGTTTCATTGCAGCAGGGAAGCTTCACTGCAAGATTGATAAGGTTGCGGGTGTTCTTGAAACCAACCGCCCTGATGCAAAGAACGCTCTCTACCAAGCAACTATCAAGCAAGGGGACTTCTTATTAAACCGGATCCAGAAGCTGTCACGTGTGATTGATCTTTGA
- the LOC7458369 gene encoding nucleoside diphosphate kinase 2, chloroplastic, translating into MESVAVFGGAKFCISSSTILPSSTYTTNTTALSLTSCNNLNLRTTHLSAFHSKSHLFSFNNSPSHPHATKTRNSRKPRIFLPHLVASMEQVDETYIMVKPDGVQRGLVGEIISRFEKKGFKLTGLKLFQCPKELAEEHYKDLKAKPFFPGLIDYITSGPVVCMAWEGVGVVASARKLIGSTDPLKAEPGTIRGDLAVQTGRNVVHGSDSPENGKREIGLWFKEGELCQWTPAQAPWLRE; encoded by the exons ATGGAGAGTGTAGCCGTGTTTGGTGGAGCCAAATTTTGTATCTCTTCTTCAACCATCCTTCCTTCATCAACTTACACCACCAACACCACAGCCTTATCCCTCACTTCCTGCAATAACCTTAACCTACGCACAACCCACCTATCTGCATTCCATTCAAAATCCCATCTTTTCTCTTTCAACAATTCCCCTTCACATCCTCATGCTACTAAAACTCGCAACTCTAGAAAGCCCCGCATATTTCTTCCTCATTTGGTGGCTTCCATg GAACAAGTTGATGAGACTTACATTATGGTCAAGCCTGATGGTGTTCAACGTGGCCTT GTTGGAGAAATAATCTCGAGGTTTGAGAAGAAAGGATTTAAACTGACTGGTTTGAAGCTCTTCCAATGCCCTAAAGAATTGGCAGAG GAGCACTATAAGGATCTCAAGGCCAAGCCTTTCTTCCCTGGTCTGATCGATTACATCACTTCTGGTCCAGTTGTGTGTATG GCATGGGAAGGTGTTGGGGTTGTAGCATCAGCACGTAAGCTAATAGGGTCCACGGATCCTCTTAAGGCCGAACCAGGCACAATACGAGGAGATCTCGCTGTTCAAACAGGAAG GAATGTGGTTCATGGCAGTGACAGCCCTGAAAATGGAAAGCGTGAAATAG GACTCTGGTTTAAAGAAGGTGAATTATGTCAGTGGACACCAGCTCAGGCACCTTGGCTACGGGAGTGA
- the LOC7454530 gene encoding GRAS family protein RAD1, protein MAHSFLSREFNDETLSETSGLDLSLAAMACYPHPYLPIFESNVVSRMLPFSDETRDVKRIKQSSSMVESIRSNGSSLYSGGSSICRSSSTNSLNNIPKLHFRDHIWTYTQRYLAAEAVEEAAAAMINAEEGGNEEEGNSDGMRLVQLLIACAEAVACRDKSHASALLSELRSNALVFGSAFQRVASCFVQGLIDRLSLVQPLGAVGFVAPTMNIIDIASDKKEEALRLVYEICPHIRFGHFVANNSILEAFEGESSVHVVDLGMTLGLPHGHQWRLLIQSLAERAGKPPSRLRITGVGLCVDRFRIIGDELEEYAKDMGINLEFSVVKSSLENLRPEDIKTSEDEVLVVNSILQLHCVVKESRGALNSVLQIILELSPKVLVLVEQDSSHNGPFFLGRFMEALHYYSAIFDSLDTMLPKYDTRRAKMEQFYFAEEIKNIVSCEGPARVERHERVDQWRRRMSRAGFQVAPIKMMAQAKQWLVQSKVCDGYTVVEEKGCLVLGWKSKPIIAASCWKC, encoded by the coding sequence aTGGCTCATAGTTTCTTGTCAAGGGAGTTCAATGATGAAACCTTAAGTGAAACGAGTGGTCTTGATCTCAGTCTTGCAGCTATGGCTTGCTATCCGCACCCTTATTTGCCCATATTTGAGAGCAATGTTGTTTCCAGGATGCTTCCTTTTTCGGATGAAACCAGAGATGTTAAGAGGATCAAACAGTCCTCAAGCATGGTTGAATCCATAAGAAGTAATGGTAGCAGTCTTTATAGTGGTGGAAGCAGTATTTGCCGCAGTAGTAGCACTAATAGCTTGAATAACATTCCAAAACTTCATTTCAGAGATCATATATGGACTTACACGCAAAGATATCTTGCAGCTGAGGCTGTTGAAGAGGCAGCAGCAGCCATGATCAATGCCGAGGAAGgtggaaatgaagaagaagggAATTCTGATGGAATGAGGTTGGTTCAGCTTCTAATTGCTTGCGCTGAAGCCGTGGCTTGTCGTGACAAGTCACATGCCTCGGCCTTATTATCTGAGCTCCGATCTAATGCTTTGGTCTTTGGCTCTGCTTTCCAACGCGTGGCATCTTGCTTCGTGCAAGGACTGATCGACAGGCTCTCTCTGGTTCAACCACTAGGGGCGGTTGGTTTTGTTGCACCCACGATGAACATAATAGACATTGCCTCAGACAAGAAGGAAGAAGCTTTACGCCTTGTTTACGAAATTTGCCCACATATTCGGTTTGGTCACTTTGTTGCCAATAATTCTATTTTGGAAGCCTTTGAGGGAGAGAGTTCAGTTCATGTGGTGGACCTAGGAATGACACTTGGATTACCACACGGTCACCAATGGCGCCTGCTTATCCAAAGCCTCGCCGAACGAGCTGGAAAGCCACCTAGTCGCCTTCGAATAACTGGTGTTGGCCTTTGCGTTGACAGATTCCGAATCATCGGTGATGAACTCGAGGAATATGCAAAAGATATGGGAATTAATCTGGAGTTCTCAGTGGTGAAAAGCAGCCTGGAAAACTTGAGGCCTGAAGACATCAAAACCAGTGAAGATGAAGTTCTTGTTGTCAACAGCATTCTTCAACTCCATTGCGTGGTTAAGGAAAGTAGGGGAGCTCTGAATTCTGTCTTGCAGATTATTCTTGAGCTCTCACCAAAGGTTCTTGTTCTAGTTGAACAAGATTCAAGCCACAATGGTCCATTCTTTCTAGGAAGATTCATGGAGGCACTGCATTACTATTCCGCAATCTTTGACTCCTTGGATACCATGCTGCCCAAATACGACACTAGGCGTGCCAAGATGGAGCAGTTTTACTTCGCAGAAGAGATAAAGAACATTGTGAGCTGTGAGGGGCCGGCAAGAGTTGAACGGCATGAGAGGGTGGATCAGTGGCGCAGGAGGATGAGCCGTGCAGGATTTCAGGTTGCCCCCATTAAGATGATGGCCCAGGCTAAGCAATGGCTGGTGCAGAGTAAGGTTTGTGACGGTTACACAGTTGTTGAAGAGAAGGGGTGCTTGGTGCTTGGCTGGAAATCAAAGCCTATAATTGCAGCTTCTTGCTGGAAATGCTAA